A DNA window from Actinomycetota bacterium contains the following coding sequences:
- a CDS encoding J domain-containing protein codes for MKPWEVLGVPQRATRAEITTAYRTLAYIFHPDRFVDAPDPVKDEAQRRMAQLNKAYDLAKRGRKDEVTYNIVADERAAAERMARARAQPAWQDVVRERARAEAKAKQEREARERAMVNGQARSRPKPKVRNGPSIMAGAGEAVHTGKIFCRSCKSIQWLPAEWREALTTTDFYCSVCDKIILSR; via the coding sequence ATGAAGCCCTGGGAGGTCCTTGGGGTCCCCCAGCGGGCCACCCGCGCCGAGATCACCACCGCGTACCGCACGCTGGCCTACATCTTCCACCCCGACCGGTTCGTCGACGCTCCCGACCCGGTCAAGGACGAGGCCCAGCGCCGGATGGCCCAGCTCAACAAGGCCTACGACCTGGCCAAGCGGGGCCGCAAGGACGAGGTCACCTACAACATCGTGGCCGACGAGCGGGCGGCGGCCGAGCGCATGGCCCGGGCCCGGGCGCAACCGGCCTGGCAGGACGTGGTGCGCGAGCGGGCGCGGGCCGAGGCCAAGGCCAAGCAGGAGCGCGAGGCCCGCGAGCGGGCCATGGTCAACGGCCAGGCCCGGTCCCGCCCCAAGCCCAAGGTGCGCAACGGCCCTTCGATAATGGCGGGGGCGGGCGAGGCCGTGCACACCGGCAAGATCTTCTGCCGGAGCTGCAAGAGCATCCAGTGGCTGCCCGCGGAGTGGCGCGAGGCGCTCACCACGACCGACTTCTACTGCTCGGTCTGCGACAAGATCATCCTGTCGCGCTGA
- a CDS encoding DEAD/DEAH box helicase codes for MASLDRFSPVARAWFEATFEAPTPAQEQGWDAISRGEHTLVLAPTGSGKTLAAFLWALDRLATTAGTAGRCRVLYISPLKALTYDVERNLRAPLAGMAVEAGRRGLAVPAVKVATRTGDTPAADRRDIARHPPDILITTPESLYLMLTSAAREVLAGVEHVIVDEIHSVAGTKRGAHLALSLERLERLVSLAAHPAPQRIGLSATQRPLDEIARFLGGRDGTGTRRPVTVVDAGARKTLDLRVIVPVEDMAELGRPVGTGELGRPVGTGGTGGTGGGGHEALLSGPAAGDPEVRHSFWPAVHPVLLELIRSHRSTLVFVNSRRLAERLANRLNELAGEDLVRAHHGSVAREQRLEIEDALKAGKLPALVATSSLELGIDMGAIDLVVQVESPTSVASGLQRVGRAGHQVGQASRGRIFPKFRGDLVEAAVVVQRMKAGLIEQTRVPRNPVDVLAQQIVAMVAMDDMTVDEVAAVVAGAEPFAECTRPVLEGVLDMLAGRYPSDEFAELRPRLVWDRVEGTLRARRGARMLAVVSGGTIPDRGLFGVFTAAAAGSGGSALGRVGEVDEEFVYESRPGETFVLGATTWRIEDITRDRVVVTPAPGEPGKMPFWHGDRVGRPAELGRAIGAFLGEVGTWTDERLAEECSLDPLAVRNLRSYLADEVAVTGALPTDRQIVVERFRDELGDWRVCVLSPLGGRVHAPWALAVEAKVRSRLGVEVQTMWSDDGLVVRLPEADEAPPVESVLLDPEEVEELVVAELAGSALFATRFRENAARALLLPRRRPGSRTPLWQQRQRAADLLAVASRHGTFPILLETYRECLRDVFDLPALVELMGSVRQRTTRVVSVDTLRPSPFAQSLAFAYVASFLYEGDAPIAERRAQALTLDRGLLAELLGSEDLRELISPEALAGLEADLQHIDEDRWAADADAAHDLLRRLGDLTPGELRARSVADFAPALVAERRAAEVRIAGEARLIAAEDAGRYRDGLGVQPPAGLPDAFLVPVEDPLGTLLARWARGRGPFVTAEPAARYGLPAAAVEPVLRERADRGLLLRGEFRPGGTAREWCDPEVLRRLRQRSLAALRREVEPVEAEALARFLPSWHGVGSQARGLDRLVEVVAQLQGVAIPASVLERDVLASRVHDYSPRWLDELAAAGQVVWLGAGPLGRDDGKVIVLLRDEAAALRPPLPADEDRPAGPEHDRLRAVLARRGACFFGDLRGTDERQTLDALWDLVWAGEVTNDSFAALRAFTGSGGRHGGGSGARGAGARRGRPNLGSLTVLGPPTAQGRWSLVDADLGAWSGGSASDGGSGVSATERSRALAAVLLERHGVLTREAVRGEGHAGGYASVYSVLRALEEAGRARRGYFVAGLGGAQFALPGAVDRLRERPPSGPPAAVVLAATDPANPFGVALPWPAPATTDTAVAGPGDGPAGAGRPVARRVAGAYVVLMGGRPSLYLERGGRSLVALRAFDGSWEQAAVDALGTLVEGGRAKRLALQRFDPALEPALRAAGFVPSPKGLVRYG; via the coding sequence GTGGCTTCGCTCGACCGGTTCTCGCCCGTGGCCCGGGCGTGGTTCGAGGCGACGTTCGAGGCCCCCACCCCGGCCCAGGAGCAGGGCTGGGACGCCATCAGCCGGGGTGAGCACACCCTGGTGCTGGCGCCCACCGGCTCGGGCAAGACCCTGGCCGCCTTCCTGTGGGCCCTTGACCGGCTGGCCACGACGGCGGGCACCGCCGGGCGCTGCCGGGTGCTGTACATCTCCCCGCTCAAGGCCCTGACCTACGACGTTGAGCGCAACCTGCGGGCCCCGCTGGCGGGCATGGCCGTCGAAGCCGGCCGTAGGGGGCTGGCCGTGCCGGCCGTGAAGGTGGCCACCCGCACCGGTGACACACCGGCGGCCGACCGGCGCGACATCGCCCGCCACCCGCCCGACATCCTCATCACCACGCCCGAGTCGTTGTACCTCATGCTCACGTCCGCGGCCCGCGAGGTGCTGGCCGGGGTCGAGCACGTGATCGTCGACGAGATCCATTCGGTGGCCGGGACCAAGCGGGGTGCCCACCTGGCCCTGTCCCTGGAACGGCTGGAGCGCCTCGTCTCCCTGGCCGCCCACCCCGCCCCCCAGCGCATCGGCCTGTCGGCCACCCAGCGCCCCCTGGACGAGATCGCCCGCTTCCTGGGGGGCCGCGATGGCACCGGTACCCGGCGGCCGGTCACCGTGGTCGACGCCGGGGCCCGCAAGACCCTCGACCTGCGGGTCATCGTGCCCGTCGAGGACATGGCCGAGCTGGGCCGGCCCGTGGGCACAGGCGAGCTGGGCCGGCCCGTGGGCACCGGCGGAACGGGCGGAACCGGCGGTGGCGGCCACGAGGCCCTGCTGTCGGGGCCGGCGGCCGGCGACCCCGAAGTGCGCCACTCCTTCTGGCCGGCCGTTCACCCCGTGCTGTTGGAGCTGATCCGGTCCCACCGCTCGACGCTGGTCTTCGTCAACTCCCGGCGGCTGGCCGAACGGCTGGCCAACCGGCTCAACGAGCTGGCCGGAGAAGACCTCGTGCGGGCGCACCACGGGTCGGTGGCACGCGAGCAACGGCTGGAGATCGAGGACGCCCTCAAGGCGGGCAAGCTGCCGGCCCTGGTGGCCACCAGCTCCCTGGAGCTGGGCATCGACATGGGTGCCATCGACCTGGTCGTGCAGGTGGAGTCGCCCACCTCGGTGGCCAGCGGGCTCCAGCGGGTGGGCCGGGCCGGCCACCAGGTGGGCCAGGCGTCCCGGGGCCGCATCTTCCCCAAGTTCCGGGGCGACCTGGTCGAGGCGGCCGTGGTCGTCCAGCGCATGAAGGCCGGGCTCATCGAGCAGACCCGGGTGCCCCGCAACCCCGTGGACGTGCTGGCCCAGCAGATCGTGGCCATGGTGGCCATGGACGACATGACCGTCGACGAGGTGGCCGCGGTGGTGGCCGGGGCCGAACCGTTCGCCGAGTGCACCCGCCCCGTGCTCGAGGGGGTCCTCGACATGCTGGCCGGCCGCTACCCGTCGGACGAGTTCGCCGAGCTGAGGCCCCGCCTCGTATGGGACCGGGTCGAAGGCACGCTGCGGGCCCGCCGGGGGGCGCGGATGCTGGCCGTGGTCTCGGGCGGCACGATCCCCGACCGGGGCCTGTTCGGGGTGTTCACGGCGGCCGCCGCCGGGAGCGGGGGCTCGGCCCTGGGCCGCGTGGGCGAGGTCGACGAGGAGTTCGTCTACGAGAGCCGGCCCGGGGAGACGTTCGTCCTGGGGGCGACCACGTGGCGCATCGAGGACATCACCCGCGACCGGGTGGTGGTGACCCCGGCCCCGGGCGAACCCGGCAAGATGCCCTTCTGGCACGGGGACCGGGTGGGGCGGCCGGCCGAGCTGGGGCGGGCCATCGGGGCCTTCCTGGGCGAGGTGGGCACGTGGACCGACGAACGGCTGGCCGAGGAGTGCTCGCTCGACCCCCTGGCCGTGCGCAACCTGCGCTCCTACCTGGCCGACGAGGTGGCCGTCACCGGCGCCCTGCCCACCGACCGCCAGATCGTGGTGGAGCGTTTCCGGGACGAGCTCGGCGACTGGCGGGTGTGCGTGCTGTCACCGCTGGGCGGGCGCGTCCACGCCCCGTGGGCGCTGGCCGTGGAAGCCAAGGTCCGCTCCCGGTTGGGCGTCGAGGTCCAGACGATGTGGAGCGACGACGGCCTGGTGGTCCGCCTCCCGGAGGCCGACGAGGCCCCGCCGGTGGAGTCGGTCCTGCTCGACCCCGAGGAGGTCGAGGAGCTCGTGGTGGCCGAGCTGGCGGGCTCGGCCCTGTTCGCCACCCGCTTCCGGGAGAACGCCGCCCGCGCCCTGCTGCTGCCCCGGCGCCGACCGGGCTCCCGCACGCCCCTGTGGCAGCAGCGCCAGCGGGCCGCCGACCTGCTGGCCGTGGCCTCGCGCCACGGGACGTTCCCCATCCTGCTCGAGACCTACCGCGAGTGCCTGCGGGACGTGTTCGACCTGCCCGCCCTGGTCGAGCTCATGGGGTCGGTCCGCCAGCGCACCACCCGGGTCGTCTCGGTCGACACCCTGCGTCCGTCCCCCTTCGCCCAGTCGCTGGCCTTCGCCTACGTGGCTTCGTTCCTCTACGAAGGCGACGCCCCCATCGCCGAGCGCCGGGCCCAGGCCCTCACCCTCGACCGGGGCCTGCTGGCCGAGCTGCTGGGCTCGGAGGACCTGCGGGAGCTGATCTCCCCCGAAGCCCTGGCCGGGCTGGAGGCCGACCTCCAGCACATCGACGAGGACCGGTGGGCGGCCGACGCCGACGCGGCCCACGACCTGCTGCGCCGCCTCGGCGACCTCACGCCGGGCGAGCTCCGGGCCCGGTCGGTGGCCGACTTCGCACCCGCCCTGGTGGCCGAGCGGCGGGCCGCCGAGGTCCGCATCGCGGGCGAGGCCCGCCTCATCGCCGCCGAAGACGCCGGCCGCTATCGCGACGGCCTGGGCGTCCAGCCCCCGGCCGGGCTGCCCGACGCCTTCCTCGTACCCGTCGAGGACCCCCTGGGCACGCTCCTGGCCCGCTGGGCCCGGGGCCGGGGCCCGTTCGTGACGGCCGAACCGGCGGCCCGCTATGGCCTGCCGGCGGCCGCCGTCGAACCCGTCCTGCGGGAACGGGCCGACCGCGGCTTGCTCCTGCGGGGGGAGTTCCGGCCCGGCGGCACGGCCCGGGAGTGGTGCGACCCCGAAGTGCTGCGGCGGCTGCGCCAGCGCTCGCTGGCCGCCCTGCGCCGGGAGGTGGAGCCCGTCGAGGCCGAGGCCCTGGCCCGGTTCCTGCCTTCCTGGCACGGCGTCGGCAGCCAGGCGCGCGGCCTCGACCGCCTCGTCGAGGTGGTGGCCCAGCTCCAGGGGGTGGCCATCCCCGCGTCGGTGCTCGAACGCGACGTGCTGGCCTCCCGGGTGCACGACTACTCCCCCCGGTGGCTCGACGAACTGGCGGCCGCCGGCCAGGTCGTGTGGCTGGGGGCGGGACCGCTGGGGCGCGACGACGGCAAGGTGATCGTGCTGCTGCGGGACGAGGCCGCCGCCCTGCGCCCACCGCTGCCGGCCGACGAGGACCGGCCCGCGGGCCCCGAGCACGACCGGCTCCGGGCGGTCTTGGCCCGCCGCGGAGCCTGCTTCTTCGGCGACCTGCGGGGAACCGACGAGCGCCAGACCCTCGACGCCCTGTGGGACCTGGTGTGGGCCGGCGAGGTGACCAACGACTCGTTCGCCGCCCTGCGGGCGTTCACCGGCTCGGGCGGCCGGCACGGGGGTGGGAGCGGGGCCCGCGGGGCGGGGGCCCGGCGGGGGCGCCCCAACCTCGGGTCGCTCACCGTGCTCGGCCCCCCCACCGCTCAGGGCCGGTGGTCGCTGGTCGACGCCGACCTGGGCGCCTGGTCGGGGGGGTCAGCCTCCGACGGCGGGAGCGGGGTGTCGGCCACCGAGCGCAGCCGGGCGCTGGCCGCTGTCCTGCTCGAACGCCACGGCGTGCTCACCCGCGAAGCCGTCCGGGGCGAGGGCCACGCGGGCGGGTACGCGTCCGTCTACTCCGTTCTGCGGGCCTTGGAGGAGGCCGGCCGGGCCCGCCGGGGCTACTTCGTGGCCGGTCTGGGCGGTGCCCAGTTCGCCCTGCCCGGGGCCGTCGACCGCCTGCGGGAGCGCCCCCCCTCGGGGCCCCCGGCGGCCGTCGTGCTGGCGGCCACCGACCCGGCCAACCCCTTCGGCGTCGCCCTCCCCTGGCCCGCCCCCGCCACCACCGACACCGCGGTGGCCGGTCCCGGTGACGGTCCGGCGGGTGCGGGCCGGCCCGTCGCCCGCCGGGTGGCCGGCGCCTACGTCGTGCTGATGGGTGGCCGGCCGTCGCTCTACCTGGAGCGCGGGGGCCGCTCGCTGGTCGCCTTGCGGGCCTTCGACGGCTCGTGGGAGCAGGCCGCGGTCGACGCCCTGGGCACGCTGGTGGAGGGTGGCCGGGCCAAGCGCCTGGCCCTCCAGCGCTTCGACCCGGCCCTCGAACCGGCACTGCGGGCCGCCGGCTTCGTGCCCTCGCCCAAGGGCCTGGTGCGCTACGGGTGA
- a CDS encoding GlsB/YeaQ/YmgE family stress response membrane protein, which yields MNESLVLYLLGLALFGLIVGAIARLLVPGPSPMGLLGTMAAGVAGAFLGGFVGKLLWGEGYTPGWIMSVLGAMVVVWALTRRRVYG from the coding sequence ATGAACGAGTCACTGGTCCTCTACCTGCTGGGTCTGGCGCTGTTCGGCCTCATCGTGGGGGCCATCGCCCGCCTCCTGGTCCCCGGCCCGAGCCCCATGGGCCTGCTGGGGACGATGGCCGCGGGCGTGGCCGGTGCCTTCCTCGGAGGGTTCGTGGGCAAGCTCCTGTGGGGCGAGGGCTACACGCCGGGCTGGATCATGTCGGTCCTGGGCGCCATGGTCGTCGTCTGGGCCCTCACCCGCCGCCGGGTCTACGGCTGA
- the hypF gene encoding carbamoyltransferase HypF: protein MTSRRFRVTGTVQGVGFRPFVYRLAIELGLVGEVSNDSLGVLIEASGPPEALDALARRIVAEAPPLALVESLEATDVAGVGTGPGFRIVDSRSGGAPAVAVPADVATCDDCLAEMADPADRRYRYPFVNCTNCGPRYTIIESIPYDRAATTMAPFAMCADCRREYEDPADRRFHAEPVACPACGPHLSYGDLHGDQALAGAAADLVAGRVLAVKGLGGYHLACDATSERAVADLRTRKARDDKPFAVMVPDLEAARALCQLSPAAAQTLASVRRPIVLAPRRPGAAVAAGVAPGLPELGLMLPYTPLHHLLLAQVGRPLVMTSGNLSDEPIAHEDPDARERLGPLVDGALTHDRAIHIRCDDSVVRDVPMGPEGPAGEPEGFVQMVRRSRGYAPEPVRLRQATSRHVLAVGAELKNTVAVAKGDNVVASHHIGDLEHLAAYRSFLQAVGHLCHLTGVTPEVVAHDLHPEYLSTKFATDLDDVALLGVQHHHAHIAACLAEHGRAPGEPVLGVAFDGLGMGTDGTIWGGELLVADLRGFQRVGHLEPVPLVSGNLAVREPWRMATVWADHALGRDEAERFGRAVDDRWRAVLALAEKPDALLTTSAGRLFDAVAALLGLHPRVTYEAQAAIALEALATTVPVAEAPAGWPVEVHDGDLVRIDPSPLLARVVAERDRGTALPLIAAGFHRALGEAVVAACTRLSRAHGLGTVALSGGVFQNARLTAVVAGGLTEAGLTPLVHRRLPPNDGGVSVGQAAIAAAST, encoded by the coding sequence CTGACGTCCCGCCGGTTCCGCGTCACCGGCACCGTCCAAGGCGTCGGGTTCCGCCCCTTCGTCTACCGCCTGGCCATCGAGCTCGGCCTTGTCGGCGAGGTCTCCAACGACAGCCTGGGCGTACTGATCGAGGCCTCCGGGCCGCCCGAGGCCCTCGACGCGCTGGCCCGGCGGATCGTGGCCGAGGCTCCCCCGCTGGCCCTCGTCGAGTCACTGGAAGCCACTGACGTCGCCGGTGTGGGCACCGGGCCCGGGTTCCGCATCGTCGACAGCCGGTCCGGGGGGGCACCCGCGGTGGCCGTGCCCGCCGACGTGGCGACGTGCGACGACTGCCTGGCCGAGATGGCCGACCCGGCCGACCGCCGCTACCGCTACCCGTTCGTCAACTGCACGAACTGCGGGCCCCGCTACACGATCATCGAGTCCATCCCCTACGACCGGGCGGCGACCACCATGGCGCCCTTCGCCATGTGCGCCGACTGCCGCCGGGAGTACGAGGACCCGGCCGACCGGCGGTTCCACGCCGAACCGGTGGCCTGCCCGGCGTGCGGGCCCCACCTCTCCTACGGCGACCTCCACGGCGACCAGGCCCTGGCCGGGGCGGCCGCCGACCTGGTCGCGGGCCGGGTGCTGGCCGTGAAGGGACTGGGCGGCTACCACCTGGCGTGCGACGCCACCAGCGAGCGGGCCGTGGCCGACCTGCGCACGCGCAAGGCCCGCGACGACAAGCCCTTCGCCGTCATGGTCCCCGACCTGGAGGCCGCCCGCGCCCTGTGCCAGCTATCGCCGGCAGCCGCGCAAACCTTGGCTTCGGTGAGGCGCCCGATCGTGCTCGCCCCCCGGCGCCCGGGTGCGGCCGTGGCCGCCGGGGTGGCACCCGGCCTACCCGAGCTGGGCCTGATGCTGCCCTACACGCCCCTGCACCACCTGCTGCTGGCCCAGGTGGGGCGGCCCCTGGTCATGACCAGCGGCAACCTGTCCGACGAGCCCATCGCCCACGAGGATCCCGACGCTCGCGAGCGCCTCGGTCCGCTGGTCGACGGGGCCCTCACCCACGACCGGGCCATCCACATCCGCTGCGACGACTCGGTCGTACGAGACGTGCCCATGGGTCCCGAGGGCCCCGCTGGTGAGCCCGAGGGCTTCGTGCAGATGGTCCGGCGCTCGAGGGGCTACGCCCCCGAGCCCGTACGCCTGCGCCAGGCCACGTCCCGCCACGTCCTGGCCGTGGGGGCGGAGCTGAAGAACACGGTAGCCGTGGCCAAGGGCGACAACGTGGTGGCCAGCCATCACATCGGCGACCTCGAGCACCTGGCCGCCTACCGGTCGTTCCTCCAGGCCGTCGGCCACCTGTGCCACCTGACGGGCGTGACCCCCGAGGTCGTGGCCCACGACCTGCACCCCGAATACCTCTCGACCAAGTTCGCCACCGACCTCGACGACGTGGCCCTGCTGGGGGTGCAGCACCACCACGCCCACATCGCCGCCTGCCTGGCCGAGCACGGCCGTGCCCCGGGGGAGCCCGTGCTCGGGGTGGCCTTCGACGGGCTGGGCATGGGCACCGACGGCACCATCTGGGGCGGCGAGCTCCTGGTGGCCGACCTGCGGGGTTTCCAGCGGGTGGGCCACCTCGAGCCGGTGCCCCTGGTGAGCGGCAACCTGGCGGTGCGCGAGCCGTGGCGCATGGCCACCGTGTGGGCCGACCACGCCCTGGGTCGCGACGAGGCCGAGCGGTTCGGCCGGGCCGTCGACGACCGCTGGCGGGCCGTCCTGGCCCTGGCCGAGAAACCCGACGCCTTGCTCACGACCAGCGCGGGCCGGCTGTTCGACGCGGTGGCCGCCCTGCTGGGCCTCCACCCCCGGGTGACCTACGAGGCCCAGGCGGCCATCGCCCTCGAAGCGCTGGCCACGACGGTGCCCGTGGCCGAGGCACCGGCGGGTTGGCCGGTCGAGGTGCACGACGGCGACCTGGTGCGCATCGACCCCTCCCCCCTGCTGGCCCGGGTCGTGGCCGAGCGCGACCGGGGGACGGCGCTCCCGCTCATCGCCGCCGGCTTCCACCGGGCCCTGGGGGAAGCGGTGGTGGCCGCCTGTACCCGGCTGAGCAGGGCCCACGGGCTGGGCACCGTCGCCCTGTCGGGCGGCGTGTTCCAGAACGCCCGCCTGACCGCCGTCGTGGCCGGCGGGCTCACCGAAGCCGGGCTCACCCCCCTCGTCCATCGCCGCCTGCCCCCCAACGACGGCGGCGTCAGCGTGGGCCAGGCCGCCATCGCCGCCGCCTCGACCTGA
- a CDS encoding YceI family protein, which yields MAKFTWTSESVVELNADSSVHPIHGEIRNLRGEANVDVVDGKLAPGPGASAWIEADVDQLGTGKKLEDMALRKQIDAKKYPNVRYELRSVEGGPDSFKVAGAFTFHGVSQDFVEEVQASLNGGRLQVEAEHTFDIRDFGVQPFKVPVINLQIKPEVKLVVRLVGTESAGGGGWG from the coding sequence GTGGCCAAGTTCACGTGGACGTCCGAAAGCGTCGTGGAGCTGAATGCCGATTCGAGCGTGCATCCGATCCACGGGGAGATCAGAAATCTCCGCGGTGAGGCCAATGTCGACGTGGTCGACGGCAAGCTGGCTCCGGGCCCTGGCGCATCCGCCTGGATCGAGGCCGACGTCGACCAACTCGGCACGGGCAAGAAGCTCGAGGACATGGCGCTGCGCAAGCAGATCGACGCCAAGAAGTACCCCAACGTGCGCTACGAGCTGCGCAGCGTGGAGGGCGGCCCCGACAGCTTCAAGGTAGCCGGGGCCTTCACCTTCCACGGAGTGAGCCAGGACTTCGTCGAGGAGGTCCAGGCGTCGCTCAACGGCGGCCGCCTGCAGGTCGAGGCCGAGCACACCTTCGACATCCGCGACTTCGGGGTCCAGCCGTTCAAGGTCCCGGTGATCAACCTGCAGATCAAGCCCGAGGTCAAGCTGGTGGTACGCCTCGTCGGCACCGAGTCGGCCGGCGGCGGGGGCTGGGGCTAG
- a CDS encoding Uma2 family endonuclease — protein MVMVPPDLLEERRRTGADRWDEMWDGVLHMVPAPSGPHQRFTTRLAAVLGPAAEGRGLTFSHGTELYRPGVGRPDHRIPDLAAYRREHATERGIEGRAELVVEVRSPGDETYDKFGFYAEMGVDEVLVVDPATCVAEMFVLEGASLVTGPLRCEVLGLTFASAATPAGPVLRVTGADGAVTEVHGRP, from the coding sequence ATGGTCATGGTCCCACCTGACCTCCTAGAAGAGCGGCGGCGCACAGGCGCCGACCGCTGGGACGAGATGTGGGACGGGGTGCTCCATATGGTGCCGGCACCGAGCGGGCCCCACCAGCGGTTCACGACCAGGCTGGCGGCAGTGCTGGGCCCGGCGGCCGAGGGCCGGGGCCTGACTTTCTCCCACGGGACCGAGCTCTACCGGCCCGGGGTGGGCCGCCCCGACCACCGCATCCCCGACTTGGCCGCCTACCGGCGCGAGCACGCCACCGAGCGGGGGATCGAGGGCCGGGCCGAGCTGGTGGTCGAGGTCCGCTCACCTGGCGACGAGACCTACGACAAGTTCGGCTTCTACGCCGAGATGGGCGTGGATGAGGTCCTGGTCGTCGACCCGGCCACGTGCGTTGCCGAGATGTTCGTCCTCGAGGGCGCCTCCCTGGTCACCGGGCCACTGCGCTGCGAGGTGCTGGGCTTGACGTTCGCCTCGGCCGCCACCCCCGCCGGCCCCGTCCTGCGGGTGACCGGCGCCGACGGAGCGGTCACCGAGGTCCACGGCCGGCCCTGA
- a CDS encoding DNA-formamidopyrimidine glycosylase family protein: MPEGDTIFRSAATLRRWLAGRAVTEATTTVEGFPAARLVGQRVEAVEAQGKHLLVRLGSGQVLHTHMKMTGSWHVYRSGERWRRPRSEARLTVTCGDRVAVCFNAPVVELLRPGAERVHRALAGLGPDILAVPLAVDEIRDRARAGAPGVALGELLLDQTVAAGIGNIWRCESLFAERHNPWTPQAALDDDQLCSLFTTAARLMSAQLGPFTGRGLDRWVYGRAGRPCPRCRAPVLARRQGEMARVAYWCPRCQPLAPAPQGPGAARGPKGS, encoded by the coding sequence TTGCCTGAGGGCGACACGATCTTCCGCAGTGCCGCCACCCTCCGGCGCTGGCTGGCGGGGCGGGCCGTCACCGAGGCCACGACCACTGTCGAGGGCTTCCCGGCAGCCCGGCTGGTTGGCCAGCGGGTCGAGGCCGTCGAGGCCCAGGGCAAGCACCTGCTGGTGCGCCTGGGCTCGGGGCAGGTGCTGCACACCCACATGAAGATGACCGGTTCGTGGCACGTCTACCGTTCCGGCGAACGCTGGCGGCGACCCCGCTCCGAGGCCCGCCTGACGGTGACGTGCGGCGACCGGGTGGCCGTCTGCTTCAACGCCCCCGTCGTCGAGCTCCTGCGGCCCGGCGCCGAACGGGTACATCGCGCCCTCGCCGGCCTCGGCCCCGACATCCTGGCCGTCCCCCTCGCCGTCGACGAGATCCGCGATCGGGCGCGGGCAGGCGCCCCGGGCGTAGCGCTGGGCGAGTTGCTCCTCGACCAGACGGTCGCCGCCGGGATCGGCAACATCTGGCGCTGCGAGTCGCTGTTCGCCGAGCGCCATAACCCGTGGACGCCCCAGGCCGCCTTGGACGACGACCAGCTCTGCTCGTTGTTCACGACGGCCGCCCGCCTCATGTCGGCCCAGCTCGGGCCGTTCACCGGCCGAGGCCTGGACCGGTGGGTCTACGGCCGGGCGGGCCGCCCCTGCCCCCGGTGCCGCGCCCCGGTCCTGGCCCGCCGCCAAGGCGAGATGGCCCGGGTCGCCTACTGGTGCCCCCGGTGCCAGCCCCTCGCCCCGGCTCCACAAGGTCCGGGGGCCGCGAGGGGCCCGAAGGGTTCGTAA